AAACCCCGCCCGAACCCATCCATGGAGCCTCATGACCGATACCGTTAGATTCTGCGTCGTGCGCCATGGCGAGACCGGCTGGAACGCCGAACACCGCCTGCAGGGCCACACCGACATCCCGCTCAACGACACCGGCCACGCACAGGCGCGCGCCACCGCCGCCCTGCTCGCCCGCCAGCGCTTCGACGCCGCCTACACCAGCGACCTGCGCCGCGCCGCCGACACCGCCCGCGCCATCTGTGGCGAGCAGTTGGCCGCCGAAGCCCGCCAGGCACTGCGCGAACGGCACTACGGCGCCTTTCAGGGTCTGACGCACGCCGAAGCACGGGCGCGCCACCCCGAAGCGTTCCGGCACTTCGAGGCGCGCACGCCGGATGCGCCCTTTCCCGGCAACGGCGAGCGCCTGACCGACTTCGCCGAGCGCATCCGCACCGCCTTCGAGGACATCGCCCGCGCGCATCCGGGCCAGACCGTGCTGGTAGTCGCCCACGGCGGCGTGCTCGACATCCTCCATCGCCTCGCCAGCGGCCGCCCGCTCGACGCGCCCCGGGACTTTCGCATCCCCAACGCGGCCCTCAACTGGCTGCGCCGCGACGCCCACGGCTGGCACATCGACCGCTGGGCCGACGAAGGCCATCTGGGCGCCACGCGCGACGAGCTGCCAAACGCGTAAGCGCCGGATAACACTGGCGTTCTCCCGGGCACCGCATGATAGAATCCGCTTTTGAACCGCAACCGACCCAAGCACATGTTCTCCAAGCAAAGCACGCTCGCCAACACCGACCCGGAACTGTGGAACGCCATCGTCGCTGAAAACAAGCGCCAGGAAGACCACATCGAACTGATCGCGTCCGAAAACTACGTCAGCTACCCGGTCATGGAAGCCCAGGGCTCCCAGCTGACCAACAAGTACGCGGAAGGCTATCCGGGCAAGCGTTACTACGGCGGTTGCGAATATGTGGACGTGGCCGAACAGCTGGCCATCGACCGTGCCAAGGCCCTGTTCGGCGCCGAAGCGGCCAACGTGCAGCCCAACTCCGGCTCCCAGGCCAACCAGGCCGTGCTGATGGCTTTCCTCAAGCCGGGCGACACCATCATGGGCCTGAGCCTGGCCGAAGGCGGTCACCTCACCCACGGCATGCCGCTCAACATGAGCGGCAAGTGGTTCAACGTGGTCTCCTACGGCCTCGACGCGAACGAAGCCATCGACTACGACGCGATGGAGCGTCTCGCCCACGAGCATAAGCCCAAGCTCATCATCGCCGGCGCCTCCGCCTACTCGCTGCGTATCAACTTCGAGCGTTTCGCGCGGGTCGCCAAGGCCGTCGGTGCCATCTTCATGGTCGACATGGCCCACTACGCCGGCCTCATCGCCGCCGGTTTCTATCCGAACCCGGTGCCCCATGCCGACGTGGTCACCACCACCACCCACAAGACCCTGCGCGGCCCGCGCGGCGGCCTCATCCTGATGAAGGAAGCGCACACCAAGGCGATCAACTCCGCCATCTTCCCGGGGCTGCAGGGCGGTCCGCTGATGCATGTCATCGCCGCCAAGGCCGCCGCCTTCAAGGAAGCCATGAGCCCGGGGTTCAAGAACTACCAGGAACAGGTCATCGCCAACGCGCGCGTCATGGCCCGGGTGCTGGGCGAGGAGCGCGGCCTGCGCATCGTTTCCGGCGGCACCGAGAGCCACGTGTTCCTCGTCGACCTGCGCAACAAGAAGATCACCGGCAAGGTCGCCGAAGCGGCGCTCGGCATGGCCCATATCACGGTCAACAAGAACAGTATTCCCAACGATCCGGAAAAACCGTTTGTCACCTCCGGCATCCGCCTCGGCTCGCCGGCCATGACCACCCGCGGTTTCACCGAGATCGAAGCGGAGAAGATTGCCCATCTGGTGGCCGATGTGCTTGACGCGCCGGACGACACCGACAACCTCGAGCGCGTGCGCAAGCAGGTGGCCGAGCTGTGCGCCAAGTACCCGGTCTACGGCGACTGATTCTGACTCCGGCGGGCGGCCACGCCCGCCGCCCCCCGACGGCACGCGCTGATGAAATGTCCGTTTTGTGGTGATCCTTCGACACAGGTCACGGATACCCGTGAAAACGAGGACGGCGATATCGTTCGCCGTCGTCGTCGCTGCGTCAAATGCGACAAGCGCTTCACGACCTACGAGCGCATCGACCTCAAGATGCCGCACATCGTCAAGCGCAACGGCACGCGGGTCGAATTCGACCGCAACAAGCTGGGCGCCAGCATGACCCTGGCCCTGCGCAAGCGCCCCGTCGCCCTGGAGGACATCGAGGCCGCCGCCGCGCGCATCGAGGGCAAACTGCTGGCCATGGGCGAGCGCGAGATTCCCTCCGAGACAGTGGGCGAACTGGTGATGCGCGAACTGAAGAAGCTCGACAAGGTGGCCTACGTGCGCTACGCCTCGGTCTATCGCAACTTCGAGGACGTGCACAACTTTTCCGAGGCCATTCGCGAGGTCTCGCGCGGCCGCGGCCGCCCCAGCAAATCCAGCTGAGGCCCGCCGTGGCCCAGCGCTTCACCGCCATCGATCACCTGCACATGGCCCGCGCGCTGCGCCTGGCTGAGCAGGGCCTGACCACCACCACCCCCAATCCGCGTGTCGGCTGCGTCATCGCCCATGGCGACACCCTGGTCGGCGAAGGCTGGCATGAACGCGCCGGCCAGGCCCACGCCGAAGTCATTGCCCTGCGCCAGGCCGGCATCCAGGCCCGTGGCGCGACGGCCTACGTCACCCTCGAGCCGTGCTCTCATCATGGCCGCACGCCGCCATGCGCCGATGCGCTGATCGCGGCCGGCATCGGCCGCGTCGTCGCCGCCATGCGCGACCCGAATCCCGATGTGGCTGGCGAGGGCCTGCAACGACTCGCCGAGGCCGGCATCGAGATCGCCGAAGGCCTCATGAGCGCCGAGGCCGAAGCCCTCAACACCGGCTTCATCTCGCGCATGACCCGCGGCCGCCCCTGGGTGCGCCTGAAGGTGGCGACCACCCTGGACGGCAAGACCGCGCTGAACAACGGCGTCAGCCAGTGGATCACCGGCCCCGCCGCCCGCGCCGACGGCCACGCCTGGCGCGCCCGCGCCTGCGCGGTGCTGACGGGCTATGGCACGATCCGTGAAGACGACCCCCAGCTGACCGTGCGGGATGCCCCGTGCTCACGCCAGCCGCTGAAAGTCGTGGTCGATGCGCGCCTCGAAACGCCTTTGGACGCCCGCCTCCTCGACGGACTGCCGGTGCTGATCGCCGCCGCCGTCGGTAATCCCGAGCGGATCGCCGCGCTTCGGGCGCGCAACGCTGAGGTGGTGATCCTGCCGAACGCCGCCGGCAAGGTGGATCTCGAGGCCCTGTTCACCGAACTGGCCCGGCGAGGCATCAACGAGGTGCATGTGGAGGCCGGATTCAAGCTCAACGGCTCCCTGCTGCGCGAAGGCTGTGTGGACGAGCTGTTGATCTACCAGGCCCCGATGCTGGTGGGCGATGCGGCCCAAGGGGCGTTCAATCTGGCCGAGATGAGCTCACTGGCGCACGCCCGCCGCCTGGACATCTTCGACGTCCGCCAGGTGGGCGCCGACCTGCGCCTGCGCGCCCGCTTCCGCCCCGATCAGGGCCGGTAGCGCCGGTTCCGGTCAGCGCTTAGCGCACACCGGGCAGGATGGATCCTTGGCGAGGCTGATGCTGCGCCACTCCATGTTCAGCCCATCGAGCAGCAACACCCGCCCGGCCAGGGAAGTGCCGATGCCGGCGATCAGCTTGAGCGCCTCGGCGGCCTGACAGGCGCCGATGATGCCGGTGATGGGGGCGAACACGCCCATCACGGCGCAACGCACCGTTTCCACATCCTCGGCCTCCGGAAACAGGCAGTGGTAGCACGGACTGTCCGCGTCGCGCATGTCGAACACGTAGAGCTGGCCGTCGAAACGGATCGCCGCCCCGGACACCAGCGGTTTGCGATGGCGGACACAGGCACGATTGACCGCATGCCGGGTGTCGAAGTTGTCGCAACAGTCGAGCACCACGTCGGCAGCGGCCACCTGCGCATCGAGCGCCTCGCCGGCCAGGCGCTCGGCCAGCGGAATGACCGTCACCTCCGGATTGAGCCGCGCCAGGGTCGCCTGCCCCGACAGCACCTTCGGTTGGCCGACGCTTTGCGCGGTGTGCAGGATCTGGCGCTGGAGATTGGTCAGGTCCACCTCGTCGTCGTCGGCCAGGGCGATGGTGCCCACCCCCGCCGAGGCGAGATACATGGCCGCGGGCGAACCCAGCCCGCCGGCGCCGACCACGAGCATGCGTGCGTCCACGAAGGCCTGCTGGCCCTCGACGCCGATTTCAGGCAGGAGGATGTGACGGCTGTAGCGAAGCAGTTGATCGTCGTTCATATGCCGGAACGACGATCACTTGTAGTCACGCAACTCGATGGGCGTGTCGTCGTGATCGCCGTGGGGATGCTGATCGTAGACATTGATATAGACCTCGTTGGACTGCTTGATGAGCCGTTCCGGCGAGGCGATGTTGTGGCGCTGGGTTTCCTCGGTGAAATACACCAGCGCCCGCACGAGTTTCACGTAGAGCGAGTTGTCCAGGTGGAATCCGGCGTCGCGAAGCGCGTTCTCGAGCAATTCGAGCGAGTAGTCGATTACCGAGTATTCCACCTCGAGCGTGAGATCGCGCAGCGTCGACGGACGCACCTTGAGCCCCTTGAGGCGCTGAAGGGCGGTCAGCGCCTTGTCGGTCTGGCCCGGCGGCAGGGGCCGGAAGCGGATCTCCCGCTGCTTGACCAGCCCGGTCGCCGCCACGCGGGCGTCGTGGTGCCTGCCCGCCAGCTTGTAGGCCGTCTCCCGGCGCATGAATCCCCCTATACGATCACGGTTATTTCGTGACTGTATTCTGGACGATCGGCTCGCCTTTGAGAAGCTTCAATGCTTCCTGGAACTGGAAGTCCTCCGCACTGGCCGGCTCGATGCGCTTGGGCGGCTCGTCCTTCTTCACATCGCCTTCGGGGGCCGGGGCCTCGATCGTCGGTTTGTCGCTCTCGTGCGGCTTTTCCGCATCCGGGTCGCGGTCGTTGGTCAGGTGACCGACCAGATCGGCTTCACGCACCCGGTGACCAACGGCCTTGTCCCGCGGATCCTCGACGACGATGTCCGGCTCGATCCCCTTGGCCTGGATGGAACGACCGCTGGGCGTGTAGTAGCGCGCCGTGGTCAGCTTGATCGCGGTGGTCTCGGAGAGGGGCAGAATGGTCTGCACCGAGCCCTTGCCGAAGGTCTGGGTACCGAGCACCTTGGCGCGATGATGGTCCTGCAGCGCGCCGGCCACGATCTCGGAGGCCGAGGCCGACCCGCCGTTGACCAGCACCACCATGGGCACATCCTTGATGCCCACCGGCAGTTTCTTCAGGAAGTCGTCCCGATCCCCGCGCAGATAGTCGTCCGGCACCGCGCGGAATTCCCGCTTGGCGTCCTCGACGCGCCCGTTGGTGGACACCACCAGCGCATCGGGCGGCAGGAACGCGGCCGACACGCCG
The nucleotide sequence above comes from Nitrogeniibacter mangrovi. Encoded proteins:
- a CDS encoding histidine phosphatase family protein; translation: MTDTVRFCVVRHGETGWNAEHRLQGHTDIPLNDTGHAQARATAALLARQRFDAAYTSDLRRAADTARAICGEQLAAEARQALRERHYGAFQGLTHAEARARHPEAFRHFEARTPDAPFPGNGERLTDFAERIRTAFEDIARAHPGQTVLVVAHGGVLDILHRLASGRPLDAPRDFRIPNAALNWLRRDAHGWHIDRWADEGHLGATRDELPNA
- the glyA gene encoding serine hydroxymethyltransferase; protein product: MFSKQSTLANTDPELWNAIVAENKRQEDHIELIASENYVSYPVMEAQGSQLTNKYAEGYPGKRYYGGCEYVDVAEQLAIDRAKALFGAEAANVQPNSGSQANQAVLMAFLKPGDTIMGLSLAEGGHLTHGMPLNMSGKWFNVVSYGLDANEAIDYDAMERLAHEHKPKLIIAGASAYSLRINFERFARVAKAVGAIFMVDMAHYAGLIAAGFYPNPVPHADVVTTTTHKTLRGPRGGLILMKEAHTKAINSAIFPGLQGGPLMHVIAAKAAAFKEAMSPGFKNYQEQVIANARVMARVLGEERGLRIVSGGTESHVFLVDLRNKKITGKVAEAALGMAHITVNKNSIPNDPEKPFVTSGIRLGSPAMTTRGFTEIEAEKIAHLVADVLDAPDDTDNLERVRKQVAELCAKYPVYGD
- the nrdR gene encoding transcriptional regulator NrdR — encoded protein: MKCPFCGDPSTQVTDTRENEDGDIVRRRRRCVKCDKRFTTYERIDLKMPHIVKRNGTRVEFDRNKLGASMTLALRKRPVALEDIEAAAARIEGKLLAMGEREIPSETVGELVMRELKKLDKVAYVRYASVYRNFEDVHNFSEAIREVSRGRGRPSKSS
- the ribD gene encoding bifunctional diaminohydroxyphosphoribosylaminopyrimidine deaminase/5-amino-6-(5-phosphoribosylamino)uracil reductase RibD, which translates into the protein MARALRLAEQGLTTTTPNPRVGCVIAHGDTLVGEGWHERAGQAHAEVIALRQAGIQARGATAYVTLEPCSHHGRTPPCADALIAAGIGRVVAAMRDPNPDVAGEGLQRLAEAGIEIAEGLMSAEAEALNTGFISRMTRGRPWVRLKVATTLDGKTALNNGVSQWITGPAARADGHAWRARACAVLTGYGTIREDDPQLTVRDAPCSRQPLKVVVDARLETPLDARLLDGLPVLIAAAVGNPERIAALRARNAEVVILPNAAGKVDLEALFTELARRGINEVHVEAGFKLNGSLLREGCVDELLIYQAPMLVGDAAQGAFNLAEMSSLAHARRLDIFDVRQVGADLRLRARFRPDQGR
- a CDS encoding HesA/MoeB/ThiF family protein, whose translation is MNDDQLLRYSRHILLPEIGVEGQQAFVDARMLVVGAGGLGSPAAMYLASAGVGTIALADDDEVDLTNLQRQILHTAQSVGQPKVLSGQATLARLNPEVTVIPLAERLAGEALDAQVAAADVVLDCCDNFDTRHAVNRACVRHRKPLVSGAAIRFDGQLYVFDMRDADSPCYHCLFPEAEDVETVRCAVMGVFAPITGIIGACQAAEALKLIAGIGTSLAGRVLLLDGLNMEWRSISLAKDPSCPVCAKR